One Aquarana catesbeiana isolate 2022-GZ linkage group LG06, ASM4218655v1, whole genome shotgun sequence genomic region harbors:
- the CXCR4 gene encoding C-X-C chemokine receptor type 4, whose amino-acid sequence MDLFSGAIDINLTEDNSTDINGSNDYLDFQGLCTDEENNDFNRIFLPTVYSFIFLLGIIGNGLVVLVMGYQKKSRTMTDKYRLHLSVADLLFVFTLPFWSVDAAIGWYFKDFLCKAVHVIYTVNLYSSVLILAFISLDRYLAIVHATNSQGSRKMLAEKIVYAGVWLPAILLTVPDLVFASTTDVGGYYVCDRIYPLENRLNWTIGFRFLHIMVGLFLPGLIILICYCVIISKLSHSKGHQKRKALKTTVILIVAFFACWLPYYICLTIDTFGLLGIIRVDCQMDTTMHKWISITEALAFFHCCLNPILYAFLGAKFKTSAQNALTSVSRGSSLKILSKKRAGLSSVSTESESSSFHSS is encoded by the exons ATGGATCTA TTTTCTGGGGCGATCGATATAAATCTTACAGAAGATAACTCTACCGATATCAACGGTTCCAATGATTATTTAGACTTTCAAGGTCTTTGTACCGATGAAGAGAACAACGACTTCAACCGAATCTTTTTGCCGACTGTCTACTCTTTCATCTTCCTTCTAGGAATTATCGGCAATGGATTGGTGGTGTTGGTTATGGGTTATCAGAAAAAGTCCCGGACTATGACTGACAAGTACAGACTACACCTCTCAGTGGCTGACTTGCTCTTTGTGTTCACCCTTCCATTCTGGTCTGTGGATGCTGCCATTGGTTGGTACTTCAAGGACTTCTTGTGCAAAGCTGTCCACGTCATCTACACCGTCAACCTCTACAGTAGCGTCTTGATATTGGCTTTCATCAGCCTGGATCGGTACTTGGCAATTGTTCATGCCACAAACAGCCAAGGCTCCAGAAAAATGTTGGCTGAGAAGATTGTGTATGCTGGAGTTTGGCTACCAGCAATCCTTTTGACAGTGCCTGACCTAGTGTTCGCCAGCACCACGGACGTAGGGGGGTACTATGTGTGTGATCGTATCTACCCACTAGAGAACCGACTGAACTGGACAATTGGATTTCGTTTCCTCCACATCATGGTTGGTCTTTTCTTGCCTGGACTTATCATCCTGATTTGCTATTGTGTCATCATTTCAAAACTGTCACACTCAAAAGGCCACCAAAAACGCAAGGCCTTGAAGACCACTGTCATTCTCATTGTGGCTTTCTTTGCCTGTTGGCTCCCATACTACATCTGCCTCACCATAGACACTTTTGGCTTGCTTGGAATCATAAGAGTTGATTGCCAAATGGATACTACCATGCACAAGTGGATTTCTATCACAGAAGCCTTGGCCTTTTTCCACTGTTGCCTCAACCCAATCTTGTATGCTTTCCTTGGGGCTAAATTCAAGACTTCAGCGCAGAATGCCCTAACCTCTGTCAGCAGAGGATCAAGTCTTAAAATCTTGTCGAAAAAGCGTGCTGGACTTTCCTCTGTCTCCACCGAGTCGGAATCCTCCAGTTTTCACTCGAGTTAA